From the genome of Anopheles moucheti chromosome 3, idAnoMoucSN_F20_07, whole genome shotgun sequence, one region includes:
- the LOC128302409 gene encoding cuticle protein 19-like yields the protein MAFKFVVFASLLAFAAAFPGGYGDYYGAEHQLEGGHQYGQVARISLGDGHGHHEYHEDEHVDYYAPPKYAFKYGVNDFHTGDVKSQHETRDGDVVKGQYSLVEPDGSVRTVDYTADKHSGFNAVVHKTAPVSHHQGGHY from the exons ATGGCCTTCAAG TTTGTAGTATTTGCATCGCTGCTTGCCTTTGCCGCGGCCTTCCCCGGCGGATACGGCGACTACTACGGGGCGGAACATCAGCTGGAGGGCGGTCATCAGTATGGACAGGTGGCGCGCATTTCGCTAGGCGACGGCCACGGACACCATGAGTACCATGAGGATGAGCACGTCGACTACTAC GCCCCACCGAAGTACGCCTTCAAGTACGGAGTCAACGACTTCCACACCGGTGACGTGAAGTCGCAGCACGAAACGCGCGACGGTGATGTCGTCAAGGGTCAGTACTCGCTCGTGGAACCGGACGGTTCTGTGCGCACCGTCGACTACACCGCCGACAAGCATTCGGGCTTCAACGCGGTGGTACACAAGACGGCCCCGGTCAGCCACCATCAGGGTGGTCACTACTAA